From Lysinibacillus sp. SGAir0095, the proteins below share one genomic window:
- the secDF gene encoding protein translocase subunit SecDF translates to MKLKSRIFTFVLIAVVLFAAMGATVQGVLKDVKLGLDLQGGFEVLYEVESLVDGQEITKDVMTDTTTALSNRINQFGVSEPSIQVEGEDRIRVQLAGIEDQSSARELLSSTANLTFRDVNDNILLDGTDLKEGGAAASFDQQNLPIVTLTLKDAAKFAEVTKQVSQMGLGQNLLVVWLDFEEGVDSYAAESQKEDPKFISAAGVDQVLNTTDVMISGNFTVQETKDFASVLNAGALPVKLTEIYSTSVGAQFGEQALDSTVFASVVGVLIIFIFMVLYYRLPGFVSIITLSVFTYLVLTVFNAINAVLTLPGIAALVLGIGMAVDANILTAERIREELRVGKSIKEAYQHGSKQSLTAIIDAQLTTLLAAAVLFFFGTSSVKGFATTLMISIVLSFITAVWLSRILLGLLINSGYFNSPVLYGVRKSKVHDVSEGVETLDLSTNFDRFDFVKNRKKFYSLSICILIVGVVILGIFKLNLGIDFSSGTRVEILANQKITQEEVTDYLDEIGFPSEKVIISGEEQNTAVVTYKEDLTQQEILNYKAVVLEDYGHEPSVSTVSPTVGEELVKNAIKALVIAALGIIIYVALRFEWRMGVGAIVSLIHDVFFMVAIFSFLRLEVDITFIAAILTIVGYSINDTIVTFDRIRENVDRKGKITTKEELAEIVNKSLRQTMGRSVNTVLTVIIVVVALLLFGAPAIQNFSIALLIGLITGMYSSICIAAQIWYTLKSREMSKKGTAVESKEKKQWGSDEPVV, encoded by the coding sequence ATGAAGCTTAAAAGCCGTATTTTTACTTTTGTACTAATCGCAGTTGTACTATTTGCTGCTATGGGTGCAACAGTACAAGGAGTTTTAAAGGACGTAAAACTCGGGCTTGATTTACAAGGTGGGTTTGAAGTTTTATATGAAGTAGAGTCGCTTGTTGATGGTCAAGAAATAACGAAGGATGTTATGACTGATACGACTACAGCACTTTCAAACCGTATTAACCAATTCGGGGTAAGTGAACCGAGTATACAAGTTGAAGGTGAGGATCGCATTCGTGTCCAGCTAGCAGGAATTGAAGACCAATCTTCCGCTCGCGAATTGTTATCAAGTACGGCGAACTTAACATTCCGAGATGTAAACGATAATATTTTATTAGATGGTACGGATCTAAAAGAAGGTGGAGCAGCTGCTTCATTTGATCAGCAAAACCTTCCGATAGTGACACTTACATTAAAAGATGCTGCAAAATTTGCAGAAGTTACAAAGCAAGTATCTCAAATGGGTCTTGGTCAAAACCTGTTAGTAGTCTGGTTAGATTTTGAAGAAGGCGTAGATTCGTATGCAGCAGAATCACAAAAAGAAGATCCGAAATTCATATCTGCTGCAGGTGTAGATCAAGTTTTAAACACTACTGATGTCATGATTAGCGGTAACTTTACTGTCCAAGAGACAAAAGACTTTGCGAGTGTATTAAATGCTGGTGCATTACCGGTAAAGTTAACAGAAATTTACTCAACTTCTGTTGGTGCACAATTTGGTGAACAAGCATTAGATAGTACAGTATTTGCGAGTGTAGTAGGGGTTCTAATTATATTCATCTTTATGGTTCTTTACTACCGTTTACCAGGTTTTGTCTCCATTATTACCTTATCGGTATTTACTTACTTAGTTTTAACAGTATTCAATGCCATAAACGCAGTATTAACATTACCAGGGATTGCAGCACTAGTACTTGGTATAGGGATGGCCGTGGATGCAAACATTTTAACTGCTGAACGTATTCGAGAAGAACTGCGTGTGGGTAAGTCTATCAAAGAGGCATATCAACATGGTTCAAAACAGTCACTAACAGCAATCATTGATGCACAGTTAACAACTTTACTTGCAGCAGCTGTATTATTCTTCTTTGGTACAAGCTCAGTAAAAGGTTTTGCTACAACTTTAATGATTTCGATTGTGCTAAGTTTCATTACAGCTGTATGGTTATCTCGAATTTTATTAGGTTTATTAATTAATAGTGGATATTTCAACAGTCCTGTTTTATACGGGGTACGTAAATCGAAAGTTCATGATGTATCAGAAGGAGTAGAAACACTAGATTTATCTACGAATTTCGATCGCTTTGACTTCGTTAAAAATCGGAAGAAATTCTATTCATTATCGATTTGTATTCTAATTGTAGGTGTTGTAATCCTAGGAATTTTCAAGTTGAATTTAGGAATCGACTTCTCAAGTGGTACCCGAGTAGAAATTCTAGCAAATCAAAAAATTACTCAGGAAGAAGTAACCGATTATCTAGACGAAATTGGCTTCCCTTCTGAAAAGGTCATTATTTCAGGTGAAGAGCAAAATACGGCTGTCGTTACTTATAAAGAAGATTTAACGCAACAAGAAATACTGAACTATAAGGCAGTAGTATTAGAAGATTATGGACACGAACCAAGTGTTAGTACAGTATCTCCTACAGTTGGAGAAGAGTTGGTCAAGAATGCTATTAAAGCTTTAGTAATCGCTGCGCTAGGCATCATTATTTACGTGGCTTTAAGATTCGAATGGCGCATGGGTGTGGGTGCTATTGTTTCACTAATCCATGATGTATTCTTCATGGTAGCAATTTTTAGCTTCCTGCGTTTGGAAGTAGATATTACATTTATCGCGGCAATATTAACAATTGTTGGTTATTCCATTAACGATACAATCGTTACATTTGACCGTATTCGTGAAAATGTGGATCGAAAAGGAAAAATTACAACAAAAGAAGAGCTGGCTGAAATCGTGAATAAATCACTTCGCCAAACAATGGGACGCTCTGTCAATACCGTCTTAACGGTTATTATCGTAGTAGTTGCCCTATTACTATTTGGTGCACCAGCAATTCAAAACTTCTCAATTGCACTACTAATTGGTTTAATAACAGGAATGTATTCATCAATTTGTATCGCAGCTCAGATTTGGTATACTTTAAAAAGTCGGGAAATGAGCAAAAAAGGGACTGCTGTTGAGAGCAAAGAAAAGAAACAATGGGGTTCAGACGAGCCAGTTGTTTAA
- a CDS encoding post-transcriptional regulator: protein MIQFEQLYREVLPVLQSKLDEINYYEYDGIVLEDIWNFCVKKKWRKKKVEDLRLYEIVETIFSVKPSEIVSYFQIQQFRSENWFGDISHSELQALLKHKNVDGDK, encoded by the coding sequence ATGATTCAGTTCGAACAGCTATACAGAGAGGTTTTACCAGTATTACAAAGCAAATTGGATGAAATAAATTATTATGAATACGATGGAATTGTCTTGGAGGATATTTGGAATTTTTGCGTCAAGAAAAAATGGAGAAAGAAAAAAGTAGAAGATCTACGTTTATATGAAATTGTAGAGACGATTTTTTCTGTGAAGCCTTCAGAAATTGTTAGCTATTTTCAAATACAGCAATTCCGCTCGGAAAATTGGTTCGGAGACATAAGTCATAGTGAATTACAAGCGTTATTAAAGCACAAAAATGTAGATGGTGATAAATAA
- a CDS encoding oligosaccharide flippase family protein: protein MSSFVKGTVFLTFVIFLSKLFGFIYRMQFMRVAGEEAVGIYMTAYPAFIFFVSLLQLGIPIAVAKVIAELHAKRRDHQLKAVMTTASRWAIVSIIVFTPLLYLFIPYLAGTLLHNDATRLTLYIGLGAVPIVVFSGLIRGYLQGIAVISATAWSQMLEQVIRIALITLLLPFLVTADNPALTAAYAMAITAFGEVFSFIYLFIHYQYKKKKTKKNEADKAYPAMPLLRIAVPSAGSRLFGTFTWFLEPIVFLKALTVSGLTAVGATTLYGIISGVHVPLLLFPSFIPNALAIVLIPAVSDAVARSNVQLLNERIGISLRLSSLVGCYAATYFFIHGDELAMKLFHLEENRGFMKILAPIFYFYYIQSPLHSILQAIDEARPAMMNSIYGGLGKLFVMFVLASQPFIQEYGAIIAIGFGVLVTSCLHIATLRGHKMIAAGFRFFAIPYGIFILTCFIQTYLIPKVSFNFWTNSAFTLIILTLLLILTNQIKWSDFKVLRSVVSRRL from the coding sequence ATGAGTTCATTTGTAAAAGGAACTGTATTTCTAACGTTTGTTATTTTTTTATCTAAACTGTTCGGCTTCATCTATAGGATGCAGTTTATGCGGGTTGCAGGTGAAGAAGCAGTAGGTATATATATGACTGCCTATCCAGCATTTATCTTCTTTGTTTCCCTATTACAATTAGGTATACCAATAGCAGTGGCGAAAGTTATTGCCGAGCTGCATGCAAAACGAAGAGATCACCAACTAAAGGCTGTTATGACAACAGCTTCCAGATGGGCAATTGTCTCAATTATTGTTTTCACACCACTACTCTATTTATTTATACCATACTTAGCTGGGACACTTTTACATAATGATGCAACAAGATTAACCCTGTATATTGGTTTAGGGGCTGTTCCAATTGTAGTATTTTCTGGTTTAATTAGAGGTTATTTACAGGGCATTGCTGTAATATCTGCAACTGCTTGGTCACAAATGTTAGAGCAGGTTATTCGAATTGCATTAATTACATTGCTATTACCTTTTTTAGTTACTGCCGATAATCCTGCCTTAACTGCTGCATATGCAATGGCAATCACTGCATTTGGTGAAGTTTTTTCTTTCATTTATTTATTCATTCACTACCAATATAAGAAAAAGAAAACAAAGAAAAACGAAGCAGATAAAGCCTATCCTGCAATGCCACTTCTAAGGATTGCTGTGCCATCTGCAGGCAGTCGATTATTTGGTACTTTCACTTGGTTTTTAGAGCCGATTGTTTTCTTAAAAGCACTGACAGTTTCAGGACTGACAGCTGTGGGAGCTACCACATTGTATGGGATCATTTCTGGTGTACATGTTCCATTGCTTCTTTTCCCATCATTTATTCCAAACGCACTTGCTATTGTTCTTATTCCAGCAGTCAGTGATGCGGTTGCAAGAAGTAATGTCCAATTATTAAATGAACGGATTGGTATTTCATTACGTTTATCTTCATTGGTTGGTTGTTATGCCGCCACTTATTTCTTCATCCATGGAGACGAGCTTGCAATGAAGCTCTTTCATTTAGAGGAGAATCGCGGCTTTATGAAAATATTGGCACCGATATTTTATTTTTATTATATTCAAAGTCCACTCCACTCTATTTTACAGGCTATCGATGAAGCACGTCCTGCAATGATGAATTCAATTTATGGTGGATTAGGAAAGCTATTTGTCATGTTTGTACTAGCCTCTCAGCCATTTATCCAGGAATACGGCGCTATTATTGCGATTGGCTTCGGCGTTCTAGTAACTTCCTGCTTACACATAGCTACACTACGTGGGCATAAAATGATTGCCGCTGGTTTTAGATTCTTTGCCATTCCATATGGAATTTTCATTTTAACTTGTTTTATTCAGACCTATCTTATCCCAAAGGTGTCATTTAATTTTTGGACAAACAGTGCCTTTACCTTAATCATCTTGACTCTATTGTTAATTCTGACAAACCAAATTAAGTGGAGTGACTTTAAAGTTTTACGATCAGTCGTTTCACGACGTCTTTAA
- a CDS encoding DUF421 domain-containing protein: MDTYIEILIRTVFLYIFIIVVFRLMGKREVGELSIMDLVVFVLIAECVAFALEDVEKPILQNIFPIIILLVIQFINSLLTLKSKKMRDVIDGDPSLIVRDGIIDQEEMRKQRYNLDDLFQQMREERVPSVQQIDYAFLEPSGKISIFLKSDDPLILPLIVDGYIVEKHLKLLNKDKEWLHNELKEQGFDERIKDIFYCCYENNKIYVQLKTS, translated from the coding sequence ATGGATACTTATATTGAGATTCTTATTAGAACTGTCTTTCTGTATATTTTTATCATTGTTGTTTTTCGCCTAATGGGTAAAAGAGAAGTTGGCGAATTAAGTATTATGGACTTGGTAGTATTTGTTTTAATCGCTGAATGTGTTGCCTTTGCGTTGGAAGATGTTGAAAAGCCGATTCTTCAAAATATATTTCCAATTATCATTTTACTAGTCATTCAATTTATAAATTCTTTATTAACTTTAAAGAGTAAAAAAATGCGCGATGTAATTGATGGTGATCCTTCTCTGATAGTCCGTGATGGAATTATTGACCAAGAAGAAATGCGAAAACAACGTTACAATTTAGATGACTTATTTCAACAAATGCGGGAAGAAAGGGTTCCATCTGTGCAGCAGATTGACTATGCTTTTTTAGAACCCTCAGGAAAAATATCCATTTTTTTAAAAAGTGACGACCCTCTTATCTTACCTCTTATTGTGGACGGTTATATCGTTGAAAAGCATTTAAAACTCCTCAACAAAGATAAAGAGTGGCTTCATAATGAATTAAAAGAACAAGGTTTTGATGAAAGGATAAAAGATATTTTCTATTGCTGTTATGAAAACAACAAAATTTATGTGCAATTAAAGACGTCGTGA
- the yajC gene encoding preprotein translocase subunit YajC: MDTLVGLLPIIIMFVAMWFILIRPAQKKQKQTVQMQNSIKRGDRVVTIGGLHGEVDALEDGAIYIIVDGKTRLKFERQAIGRVITE; encoded by the coding sequence ATGGATACTTTAGTTGGTTTACTTCCAATTATTATTATGTTCGTTGCGATGTGGTTCATTTTAATCCGTCCAGCACAAAAGAAACAGAAACAAACAGTTCAAATGCAAAATAGCATTAAACGTGGTGACCGTGTAGTAACAATCGGTGGACTACATGGAGAAGTAGATGCTCTAGAGGATGGAGCTATTTACATTATTGTTGATGGTAAAACTCGTTTAAAATTCGAGCGCCAAGCAATTGGTCGAGTAATTACTGAATAA
- the tgt gene encoding tRNA guanosine(34) transglycosylase Tgt has translation MTKPAVTYELIKTCKQTGARLGIVHTPHGSFETPAFMPVGTQATVKTMSPEELKEMDAGIILSNTYHLWLRPGNEIVKEAGGLHKFMNWDRPILTDSGGFQVFSLSDFRKIEEEGVHFRNHLNGDKLFLSPEKAMEIQNDLGSDIMMAFDECPPYPATYEYMLNSVDRTTRWAKRCKEAHARPEDQGLFGIVQGGEFEDLRKRSAEALVELDFPGYAVGGLSVGEPKDIMNRVLEFTTPLLPDNKPRYLMGVGSPDSLIDGAIRGIDMFDCVLPTRIARNGTLMTSEGRLVVKNAKYARDFSPIDPNCDCYTCKNYTRAYVRHLIRTEETFGIRLTTYHNLHFLLKLMEQVRQAIREDRLGDFREEFFEKYGFNKPDAKNF, from the coding sequence ATGACAAAACCAGCAGTAACTTATGAATTAATTAAAACATGTAAACAAACAGGAGCAAGACTTGGAATTGTTCATACACCACATGGTTCCTTTGAAACGCCAGCATTTATGCCGGTTGGAACACAAGCAACTGTAAAAACGATGTCGCCTGAAGAGCTGAAAGAGATGGATGCTGGAATCATCCTATCTAACACCTACCATTTATGGCTGCGTCCTGGTAATGAGATTGTAAAAGAAGCGGGTGGACTTCATAAGTTTATGAACTGGGATCGTCCAATTTTAACAGATTCAGGCGGCTTCCAGGTCTTTTCATTAAGCGACTTTCGCAAAATTGAAGAAGAGGGCGTTCATTTCCGTAATCATTTAAACGGGGACAAGCTTTTCTTAAGTCCAGAAAAAGCAATGGAAATCCAAAATGATTTAGGTTCTGACATTATGATGGCATTTGATGAATGTCCACCATACCCAGCAACTTATGAATATATGTTAAATTCCGTTGACCGTACAACGCGTTGGGCAAAACGTTGTAAAGAAGCACATGCTCGTCCTGAAGACCAAGGATTGTTTGGAATTGTACAAGGTGGAGAGTTTGAGGACTTACGAAAACGTTCAGCAGAGGCATTAGTGGAACTAGACTTCCCAGGATACGCAGTTGGTGGCCTTTCTGTAGGCGAACCGAAAGACATTATGAATCGTGTGCTCGAGTTTACAACACCACTATTACCTGACAATAAGCCTCGTTATTTAATGGGAGTTGGGTCTCCCGATTCATTAATTGATGGGGCGATTCGTGGAATTGATATGTTTGATTGTGTATTGCCAACTCGTATCGCAAGAAATGGTACATTAATGACATCAGAAGGACGTTTAGTAGTGAAAAATGCAAAATATGCTCGTGATTTCAGCCCAATTGATCCGAACTGTGATTGCTATACTTGCAAAAACTATACACGTGCCTATGTCCGACATTTAATTAGAACAGAAGAAACATTTGGTATTCGATTAACAACCTATCATAATCTACATTTCTTATTAAAATTAATGGAACAAGTTCGACAAGCGATACGTGAAGATCGTCTAGGTGATTTCCGCGAAGAATTCTTCGAAAAATACGGATTTAATAAGCCAGATGCTAAAAATTTCTAA
- the queA gene encoding tRNA preQ1(34) S-adenosylmethionine ribosyltransferase-isomerase QueA has product MKVEDFDFHLPEELIAQTPLEDRTASRLMIVDRKTGEIEHSHFPHIVDELQKGDCLVLNDTRVMPARLFGVKEETGAHIEVLLLKQGNDDEWETLVKPAKRVKVGTEITFGDSLLKATCIGELDHGGRVFKFTYDGIFYEILDQLGEMPLPPYIHEKLENRERYQTVYSKEIGSAAAPTAGLHFTNEILEQIKEKGVEIVFITLHVGLGTFRPVSVDSIESHDMHSEFYSVTEEAAKIINRTKENGGKVVAVGTTSTRTLETIAQKYDGEIRAEHGWTNIFIYPGFEYKAIDGLITNFHLPKSTLVMLVSALTSREIILNAYNKAVEEKYRFFSFGDAMFIRPTR; this is encoded by the coding sequence ATGAAAGTAGAAGATTTTGATTTCCATTTACCCGAAGAGCTAATTGCTCAAACTCCATTAGAAGACAGAACAGCGAGTCGGTTAATGATAGTTGACCGTAAAACAGGAGAAATTGAACATAGTCATTTCCCGCATATTGTGGATGAATTACAAAAGGGCGATTGTCTGGTTTTAAATGATACTCGCGTTATGCCTGCAAGACTGTTTGGTGTAAAAGAAGAAACTGGTGCCCATATCGAGGTATTATTGCTGAAGCAAGGTAATGATGATGAGTGGGAAACATTGGTTAAACCAGCAAAACGAGTAAAAGTTGGCACTGAGATTACTTTTGGTGATAGTCTGCTTAAAGCAACTTGTATAGGTGAATTAGACCACGGGGGACGAGTATTTAAGTTTACCTATGATGGGATTTTTTATGAAATATTAGATCAGCTGGGTGAAATGCCTCTACCTCCTTATATCCATGAAAAATTAGAAAATCGGGAACGCTATCAAACGGTCTATTCGAAAGAAATTGGTTCGGCAGCAGCACCAACAGCCGGATTACATTTCACCAATGAAATTTTGGAACAGATTAAAGAAAAAGGCGTAGAGATTGTTTTTATTACCCTACATGTTGGACTTGGAACATTCAGGCCAGTAAGTGTAGATTCAATTGAGAGCCACGATATGCACTCCGAGTTTTATAGTGTGACAGAAGAAGCGGCCAAAATTATTAATCGTACAAAAGAGAATGGTGGAAAAGTCGTTGCAGTTGGTACAACATCTACACGTACACTTGAAACAATTGCACAAAAATATGATGGAGAAATTCGAGCCGAGCATGGCTGGACAAATATCTTTATCTACCCGGGCTTTGAATATAAAGCAATCGATGGCTTAATTACAAACTTCCACTTACCAAAGTCTACTTTAGTCATGCTGGTAAGTGCGCTTACTTCCAGAGAAATCATTTTGAATGCGTATAATAAAGCGGTGGAAGAAAAATATCGTTTCTTTAGTTTTGGAGATGCGATGTTTATTCGACCAACTCGCTAA
- the ruvB gene encoding Holliday junction branch migration DNA helicase RuvB → MAERIISSESNDFDEQYELSLRPQKLSQYIGQHKVKESLNIFIEAAKLRQESLDHVLLYGPPGLGKTTLATIISNEMDVNIRLTSGPAIERPGDLAAIVSSLQPGDVLFIDEIHRLPRAIEEVLYPAMEDFCLDIVVGKGPEARSIRLDLPPFTLVGATTRAGALSAPLRDRFGVLLRLDFYDEEALEEIVVRSSQLFNVDIERLAAREIARRSRGTPRIANRLLKRVRDYAQVLGDGAISHPLANQALELLQVDPQGLDHIDHKLMMSMIERFRGGPVGLDTIAASIGEESQTIEDVYEPYLMQIGFIQRTPRGREATKLAYDHFGYTYPEQS, encoded by the coding sequence ATGGCCGAACGAATTATTTCAAGTGAATCGAATGACTTTGATGAGCAATATGAGCTATCTCTCAGGCCACAAAAACTTTCCCAATATATCGGTCAGCATAAGGTCAAAGAGAGTCTAAATATATTCATTGAAGCCGCAAAGCTCCGACAAGAAAGCCTTGATCATGTATTGCTATATGGACCTCCTGGACTTGGGAAAACCACGTTAGCTACAATTATCTCCAATGAAATGGATGTTAATATTCGATTAACTAGTGGTCCAGCAATTGAACGGCCTGGTGATTTAGCGGCAATTGTCAGCTCCCTGCAACCAGGAGATGTTTTATTCATAGATGAAATACACCGTCTACCTCGAGCAATAGAAGAAGTTCTCTATCCGGCAATGGAGGACTTTTGCTTAGACATTGTAGTAGGAAAGGGGCCTGAAGCTCGTTCAATTCGTTTAGATTTACCACCTTTTACATTGGTCGGCGCTACAACCAGAGCAGGAGCATTGTCTGCACCATTAAGAGATCGATTTGGTGTTTTATTAAGACTAGATTTTTATGATGAAGAAGCACTTGAGGAAATTGTTGTACGCAGCAGTCAATTGTTTAATGTTGATATAGAACGCCTGGCTGCCCGGGAGATCGCACGTCGCTCCAGAGGGACTCCACGTATTGCCAACCGTTTATTAAAACGAGTTCGCGACTATGCACAGGTTTTAGGGGATGGTGCTATTTCACATCCATTAGCAAATCAAGCACTTGAATTACTGCAAGTAGACCCTCAAGGACTAGATCATATTGACCATAAATTAATGATGAGCATGATTGAACGTTTCCGGGGCGGACCTGTTGGCCTTGACACCATTGCAGCATCCATTGGTGAAGAAAGTCAGACAATCGAGGATGTATATGAACCTTATTTAATGCAAATTGGGTTTATCCAAAGAACGCCTAGAGGTCGAGAAGCAACGAAATTAGCCTATGACCATTTTGGTTATACTTATCCAGAACAATCATAA
- the ruvA gene encoding Holliday junction branch migration protein RuvA translates to MYDYIIGKIKRITPEYVVLEQQGLGWQIFTSNPFAFRIKEELQQIYIHMHVREDAQMLFGFKSLDERELFRKLIQVSGIGPKGALAILASGNPSQVISAIEMEDEAFLVKFPGVGKKTARQMILDLKGKLGSLLDQVELPSTEDELPLFGVNPNKQELEEAILALLALGYSDKELTKIRPSLEDNDELTTTESYMKQALQLLLKMK, encoded by the coding sequence ATGTATGATTATATAATTGGAAAAATAAAACGAATCACACCTGAATACGTAGTTCTGGAGCAGCAAGGATTGGGATGGCAGATTTTTACGTCAAATCCTTTTGCCTTTCGCATAAAAGAAGAGCTTCAACAAATTTATATACATATGCATGTAAGAGAAGATGCCCAAATGCTATTTGGTTTTAAATCACTTGATGAAAGAGAGCTGTTCCGTAAGCTCATTCAAGTGTCGGGAATTGGTCCAAAAGGAGCTTTAGCTATATTAGCTAGTGGCAATCCTTCACAAGTAATCTCTGCTATTGAGATGGAAGATGAAGCCTTTTTAGTAAAGTTTCCTGGCGTAGGAAAAAAGACCGCTAGACAAATGATTCTTGATTTAAAAGGTAAGCTGGGTTCATTGCTGGATCAAGTTGAATTACCAAGCACCGAGGATGAATTGCCATTATTCGGTGTTAACCCAAACAAACAAGAATTAGAAGAAGCAATCTTGGCTTTACTTGCACTTGGATACTCTGATAAAGAATTGACGAAAATTAGACCAAGTTTAGAGGATAACGATGAGCTCACGACTACAGAAAGCTATATGAAGCAAGCATTACAGCTGTTGCTAAAAATGAAGTAA
- a CDS encoding phosphotransferase, with translation MQIKSNIWKKETAQGTLFIKKYDHVNVAEKVKAIHRQLEDIKFPYVIPLVKSKDEDLVVQYWQHGSFSADFSIESHRKQSFKILKALHDTSKKIDWKNQVIFPRQQLYQKWNARLERFLINEKELLPLLQHAYYDITLFASRVLKQMRKQKQKIDGKLTLLHGDVVHHNFLICKDKKMKLIDYDLAVVGDSAEEMLLWMHRVLPTIDYDLEKLLNENPYLYHLCLPKINYLQYPNELLREWLYALQLGKYEREAFLDYLMPFTEKALRHWPELILQTEKLHSNHH, from the coding sequence ATGCAAATCAAGAGCAATATATGGAAGAAAGAGACAGCACAAGGGACGTTATTTATAAAGAAATATGATCACGTTAATGTTGCAGAAAAAGTTAAAGCAATTCACCGTCAGCTTGAGGATATTAAGTTTCCATATGTTATTCCATTAGTTAAAAGCAAGGATGAGGATCTTGTTGTACAATATTGGCAACATGGAAGTTTTAGTGCGGATTTTTCAATCGAGTCTCATCGAAAACAAAGCTTTAAAATTTTGAAAGCTTTACATGATACGAGCAAAAAAATTGATTGGAAAAACCAGGTTATTTTTCCGAGACAACAACTTTATCAAAAATGGAATGCACGATTAGAACGCTTTTTAATCAATGAAAAAGAGTTGCTTCCATTATTGCAGCATGCTTATTATGATATTACCTTATTCGCGAGTAGGGTATTAAAACAAATGCGTAAGCAAAAGCAAAAAATCGATGGAAAGCTCACCTTGTTACATGGGGATGTAGTGCATCATAATTTTTTAATTTGCAAAGACAAAAAGATGAAATTAATTGATTATGATTTGGCGGTTGTAGGTGATTCAGCGGAAGAAATGCTTCTTTGGATGCATCGCGTTTTACCTACAATTGATTATGACTTAGAGAAATTATTAAATGAAAATCCTTATTTATATCATTTATGCTTACCAAAAATCAATTACTTGCAGTATCCTAATGAACTCTTAAGAGAATGGCTTTATGCTTTGCAATTAGGTAAGTATGAGAGGGAAGCCTTCTTAGACTATTTAATGCCGTTTACGGAAAAAGCATTAAGGCATTGGCCTGAATTAATATTACAAACTGAAAAATTACATTCAAATCATCACTAA